The genomic stretch TATTTTTTGTCGTATGagtatcggacaagaaaaggaagcggTTGTGATGGGGAAGCTCTGCTCACCTCGATGCGGCAAGCTTCGGCGGCGACGGCTTCGGCAGCGAGGGCCAGAGACCTCGGCGCCACCTCCGGCTTCTCCGCGGAGCTCGCCGACGCGCTGCGGCACAGATCGAGGGGCGACTGCGGGCTCGCCCTCCTCTTCATCACCGCCGGCTCTTCCTCAAGCGGCGCCTCGGCGATCCGCGGGAGGCGCACCATCCGCGACCGCTTAATTCGCCTTCCCCACTCGTCCGGCACCTTCTCGGCCGCGGAGGTGGACGTAGCCGCTTCCTCGTCGGCCTCCGCCTCGGGCCTGTGGCGGCTCCGGCGAAAGCTGAGGAGAACCTCGGCGGGgaggcggaggtcgagaagcgCTTCGCGGACCCAATCGCCGGGGTCCTCGGAGATGGAAAAGGCAGCGCCGCTTCCGGAGGCGACCATGGTGGAGGAGGTTGGTGATAGGATGAGGACCGAGAGAGGCGGACAGCGAGAGCAAATGGCGTGCGCTTAACGTGGGAATTGTATATATAGAGAGCAGATACTTTGATTTATTTActgtaaaaagaaaagaaaaataaaataaaaacctaaaaagACTAAAAAGACCTTTACGAAATTTTTTATTTCGCTCCCTAACTTTTAGCTATTTAAAAATAAGACTCAAAGTCTTATAATTTTACtccttatttttttcatattaagtttgaaaattcttAGTTATTTACTAATTTTGAAGCTCTAAAAGCATCCTAAAAAACAGAggataaactctaaaaaaaatattctaagattGGATACGATAATTAAGAACTTTCATTTGATGGTAGGTGAACAAAAGAAAACATGACTAATGTCCAGAGTATCTTAACATTTTCTAAGGGATTGAGATAAGTTAAACAAAGTAGTTATCTGAAAAGAGATGTAGTTCTCGAATGGATATCAACAGATCTTTTCATGTTTCCAGGAAGATATCAGAACAATCGAACCGAACCAATTGTCGATCTTGTTCATGACCATTATGTCAATTTGGATCTTGTTCGTGAATTCTTCCTAAAAGTGATAATGTAGAAAGGTGTTAATAAAGTAGAATAAAAACAACAAGAAGACAAGGAGCTAAGTGCAATAATAATTTAGGAAGCCAGAGAGATCAAGCAGAGTTGTTATTAAAACAGAAACAATTTGTGTTTTCGTTTTCTGATTATTTATAGTGATTATTGTTTTACTTTTGATGAATATTGGAAACCTTTTGTCcaagtataaattttattacaATGGTATCATAAAGttaatgatatttatttatttttgttttaatttctgAATTCTGCCTTCCAGAAATGACAACTAAAAACAAAAATCTGTTTGGTTCTAGTAGTGCTACCTTCATCTTACCATTTAGTGGCCACAGATCGGTATAGCAAAATAATACTTCGGATTTACCTTTTTGGGCCATAAGATTAGATACTTAAATGATCTGCTAATCCATTTCAGTTAGTCACCTTAAACATGATTAGTAAGGATTCAAGTAAATTAAGGAGGTTTACTATCAACTTTATACAATAACAACTAAGTCTTATCCTATCAGCTCtggtcggctatatggattcttttacgccattgagctctatcttctactatatcatcatctatatttaaataaattttatcttattttattatttctaaccaagtctttttttaatctttctctttctcatttaatgtgtgTTTGTTATAGTTTAACATCGTCTAACTTGAGCATTTATTGattgtctaagtacatgttcgtaccatcttaaatgcgtctatcggagttttccctcaatagatgcaactatatttttctctctaatgttttcatttcttattctgtctatcctcgtatatccacacatgcaccttaacatcctcatctttgcaacttgcatcttctactcatgtgctcaagtcatagcccaacattcagctccatataatataacaagtctaactgcgattttgtaTAACTTTCTGTTAAGTTTTAGAGCTACTTTACactcacataaaacacccgacgctctactccatttcaactatcctgcttgtattctatataagacatctctctcaatccctctattattttacaaaaatgatcctaaatatttaaacctGTTGGTTTCgagcaactcgtcatctcctatctaaataattatttcattacgtctaatattactaaacttaaatttcatatattatgtctttattctactaagcttaaaacctttcaaGTTTAGTGTTTTCCACTAAGATTCTAGTTCAAAATTTACTTTTTCATGTgtttcatctactaaaataatatcatctgcaaacaacatacactacagtactgtgtcttgaatgtgtgcagtgagttaattcataattagtataaaaagataagggtttagagctgatccttgatataaccctatatttattggaaatacttcagttactccgtctgaagtctttactctgatcGTTACTGTAGGATCAAaagatgctagaggggggtgaatgacTTCTTAGCTATTTTCGGATTAACGAGTTAAAACAACCCAgtggaaaagaaagaaatgagaaCACAAAAACAATcactaacataatttttttacttgattcggagccttcggcgactcctactccaaggcttacACTCGTGGAGTGCTTTCGTTgaacaatcactatcagttcgaaaaTATTTACAGAATTTATGTAAAGAACTGTTAAATTAAAAATACCAATAACAGAAGAAGAAATTGCTTGAGCATTGGTTGTCAGAGTAGTCTTTCGGTGTCGTCAGAATTTTCTTAAAGCAATGCACGAGTACGAATGTCGGAGCGATTGTTGTATTGAAACTTCTGGTCGAAGTCCTTTTTGTAGGTCATTTTCGGGCACCCAGACCGCCCCCGAGCGCCTCCAATGAGACCTGGGATTTCGCTGACTTATCCTCCTCCGAGCACCCAGACCACCCCCGGGAGATTGGAGTGTTGATGAGGCTGCACATCGGGGAAACTCTATCTCTGAAAATTTATCCTTCTCTGAGCGCTGACTGTGACGTATACTGGTCAATCAGCGTGTGTCACCTCAGCTCAACTAGCTGCCCATTCGACCCCTTTCTAGATGTCTGGACCAACTTCGGACTCATAGACCTTCGGGGGCTTGGACTATGTCCGAGCGCCTGGCTTACAACTTTGATTTCCTACAAAATACGTTAgttcaagtaataaaaattaccttgcaaaacagagttagcatattaGAAAAATATGATCAATTTATGACTTAAATCCTATCTTCAAAAGACCAAGATCTAATCATGGTCTCAGCTTAGACATCCAAAATGGCTCTAAGTTGGACCGCGCCTATAGTCCCACTGGGACTCGTCCTTACCAGATCTATCTCTTCAGTGACTTACTTTTACTTACCATTTGctgtcacttgacttgcctcttaACCCATTAGGTCTTCTtgtcagttgtcaggtccacaAACCCAACTAAACTTTAGTTAGTTGTCAGGTCTCACAAACCCAGTTGGATTTTCTATCAGATATcaagtcactccttgacctatctggacttcgtaccagttaTCAAGCCCTCAGACCCGTCAATTCATACACACTAGATAAAGAAGTTAGATAAACATAACACAATTACCAGGTAGATATAAACTATTGAGCCTTAATCAGTTTTACATATTAAACTACTCCTTAGTGTCTACTATAAATTGTTCCAGTTATTGATTCTCACACAATTGTTAAGTTGAATTAGGCTGAATGTTTTGTTGTATAATAAAAACTAATTCTAAGGTTTCAAAACTTTGGAAAAACTATCCAACATGTGTTTGACTCTATCCAAGGAccaaaatatcatataaataattgATGATTTCTTGGTTTATGTTTGAATGTTCACTAGTTATCCAATATGTAATTCTTCATTTGGTGAAGCTCATTTAAATATGGCTTTCACTAGCAAACAGacatgtgtttggtttttcaaattttattagaGAATGCtaaattttcatcatgaaaactgtGCCTGAACATTTCCTAAAGCTTAGGTGGACAAATATATATCCTTGTGCTGACTATTAAACGTTACCTGTCCAATTAATTATACTGAAAGTGTATATTATTTACTTATtgtttaatattaaatatattcaTTAGATTTAATGTATTAATTATGTGAGctactttattttaattataatataataattttcttTGTCACAGATGAATgtgaaaaaaaattgaatgtGAGTTTTTTTTTCAAGAAGGATATTCATATATTATAAGAAGATACAATATTATGAGAAAAATTTAATCTAAGAAGGATTTTTAGTTTTGTATAAACTTAAAATGGATACAAAATTTGTGGATTATATGtacatattttttatttgaattgtATGACATATTTATAGTTCAACAGTAAGAAAATTGATCAGCTATACTTTTATGTTATTTTAATTGGTATGATTTATAAGGTTTAAGCAATCTATGGTGTAAATAAATTTTGGTTTTGTAAATAGAATTATCTTTtgctaaaaaatatattttaaaaaaggcAACGTTTTTTTAACGTTGTAAAAACGTTGTTTTTGAACAAAAAACGACAAGGCTTGCGTTGTAAAAacattgtctttgtaaaaaatgaCATCATTTTGCAAGTGGGATTCGAACCCTAGACCATAAATACACCAAATGACATGTTCTAGCCACAAACTCCTCTTAACTGGGAACATGTTCTCCTTTAAGAGCGAGAGGGTCTCCACTGGGAACATGTTCTCGTAACGCTTACTGAAATGGGAAGAGTGAACTATTAACTCGCTGGGAACCATGACTCCAAAGCCTATCTCCGATTGGAATGCTCGGATTGACATGCTAGGCTTGGTCTCCTCTCTCTCCAGTGGTCCAAGATCCGCTGGGCTGCACAAGTCCTACCAGACAAGCGAGAGTAGAAAGCCcccaaaacctcctcttgccatgACATCTGCTCTCCACTGGCTCATCCCATCTGCCTGCTATCCGAAGGCTGACAGATGTGCATGTGCTTGACACTAGTTCTCATTCTTTAAAAACGACTATTGATGCTTTATTTGTGCTAACATAGTTTATCATTATCTAGATTGAGAAGCCAAGGATATGATGAGGTTTCAAATATGCGTGGTGAGTTCAATGAGTTGAAATATCTGATAGTACAAGAAAATCCATTTGCAATGTATGTTCACTGTTTCTCTCATCAACTCCAATTAGTTCTTGTTACTGTTACCCATGATAATTTTACTGTGAATGAATTTTTTTGGATATCTCACTATAATTATGAATATATCTAGAGcatcttgtaagaggagagatcaaCTTAGAAAGATTCAATATGATAAGATAATTGTTGAATTAGAAAGTGAAGAAATCACtagtggaaaaggaaaaaaaatcaagaaactagTTTAGCAAGATCTTGAGATACTCGTTAGGGATCACACTACTTAACATTACTACGTCTATGCTCTATGTGGTCTTCAGTGATAGAAGTGCTAGGAAATGTATACGATGACCCCTCTTATTCTGCGAATAAAGGTACTGCTGCAGGTTCAATTGAGAAGATGGAGAGttatcaatttatttttatattacatTTGATGAAGTATATATTGGGAATTACAAATGAGTTATTACTTTCCATACAACAAGGGGATTAAAGTATTATTCAAGTCATGTCCTTAGTTAGAAGTGTGAAATGTTGACTACAAGACTTTTGGGAAAATGGATGGTAGATAATTTTGGAACAAGTAAACACATTTTGTGAATTTAATATGATTCCAATACTTGATATGGAGGATAATATGTTAACTCGTGGTCATGACAGGTGTAGAGGACAACTCATCACTAATTTTCATCATTATTGTATGGAGATTTTTTTGtcaggtattatttctaaaattttatttatttattgttaaagagatttcattgattattaatgttaTCATGGTTGTAAATTTGAATGCTAGGTTGTTGATTTAATTATACAAGAGATGAATAATCATTTTTCAGAAGTTAGTATGGAATTGCTTGATTGCATATCATGTTTTCATCCAAGAAATTCTTTCTCTCAGTTTGATGTTCACAAACTCATGCATCTTGCTGATTTTTATCCCGAGGACTTCTTTGGTActgattatttatttttggaataatAACTTATGAGTTACTTTTATAATCTGTGAGATAATCCTCACTTTTCTTCAATTGATGACTTGAGAATTCTTACTCATAAATTGGTTGAGACTGAAAAACATTTGGTTTTCCCATTGGTTTATCGTATAATAGAATTGACATTAGTTTTACCAGTTGTAACTGTTTCCGTTGAACGAGTTTTTTCTGCAATGAAGACcgtgaagactgatttacgtaatAGAATGAGAGATGAATAGATGAATGACAGTCTAGTTGTATACATTGAAAATGATAGTTTTTCTACAATTAAAAATGAACAAATATTACAATATTTTCAACAAATGCAGTCTCTTAgaatctaattgtctcttgtaccGACTCATCAGCCATCGTAGACTTCTATACCAACCCGAAAATGAAGCTCACATATGGAAGAAAGGTAGACTTCTGTAACCCTTGAGATATCAAGGCCTAAAAGTTTAGTGGGGAGAAACTTGATAGGAATTCAAACATGTGATGCATGATGATTTCctgttgttctttttttttttttttttaactctgttttgctaaTAGGAATGATGATTAATATCTTGTATTATCTATTGGAACTATTATCTTGGTAGTGATTAACCTACAAAAAATTTTCAAACCCCCTGAAATTTTTTTGGTTCCGCCCCTGATAATATTGTTAAATCAAAATGTTGTAGCAATTAGGATTTGGTAGCTCCTACGACGTACTGACAAGAACTAAAATGTTGTAATAGTTATAAATTCATAGCTGTTACAACATAATTACAACAGATGTACAATAAATGAAATGTAATTTTAATTATACAATATATGAGATATATTATTGTAGAGTTATCTATTGTATGCTTAAATCATATATCCATTCCCTCCAACTGATACACAGAAACAGCATATACAAGCTGAGGAAGAGGGTAATCAATTTTTCCGTTTGCATTGTTATCGTCTGCTCCCCGAGCTCAActtcgattgatcgatcgattgctTAGGAGaacagaagaggaagaaagaacgTCCCGAGAGGACTGTTATTTACTTCGACTTTATCGAAATTTGAACCTCAgatctcatgatgacaacacATCATATGCTAACCACTAGACAGACCATCCTGAGGGGACTGCTATTTCCGCTGCATGCTCACTGCACTTCTTGTCGACTTCTCTGTTATTATCTTCGTCTCTCCCTTCACTTCCTCCCTTCCCGACAAGCAAGGGTCACCCTGGAAGGGCTGAGCATCGTTAAAAATGAAGTTCTCCATGCGAAGGCATTATGTTTATTTGAATATTTGTTTGTCCACTTAACACATTTCTTAATGGACAATTAACATCCACTATTATCATCAACTAAAATTTATAATCTTCTCCTTAAATGTCATGTTTGAATTACAAGTAGTTTAGAAATAAGACAGTCAACTCTGATCATCTTCTTCTGCCACCATAGATCATCATCTACTAATTGGAAACATCACAATTTTGGCCATGATGTATGAACGTATATGCTTGACTGCGATAGAATGACTTCTTGTACCAAGTGTTCGAGACCTTAAGCTGAGGTGTGCAATGGCTCAACCGTAACGGCATAGGGAGAGTTCCAATCTGCGTCGAAGATTTCCTGGAGCTGTGCAACAATGGCAGGGTTGTAGGTTCCGAAACTCACGCCTGCCGTCGTGTAGAAGTAATCCCAGATGAGATTGCTGGTGCCTATGTGTGCTCGCAGGTCACTGACAGCGTACTTGCCATGGTTGACGCGGGTGAAACCAGGGTAAAGGTTTCCAGTCGCGTTGTTATTGGATTTTGCGGCTCCGGTCTTCTCAtagccaggcacaatgtaatacttgatgttgactctacctttgcagttgtttcgccttgaggagtggcaaagaatgttggagtagaggatggatttcaggtattcatccgtgccgtcgaggaaatgactccagtaggcGACTAGTATGTTGACCGTGGCACGCTTGGAGAAGATGACctgtttcagaagctttttagatcaacGATAAGGAGTGCATTGTTATcaaactagatgcacgaacaaTTGCTTATTCAGTTCTTGAAATTAACTACATTCATAACCGTCATTAGCCCAAGCTCAGTAAGtaaaattcacggtaaatgtgcaaAGTAGTATACCTCAGAGACTGCAGATGAGAGGGAAGGCCAGAAGACAATTTGTCGCAgatattgagattgcccaagccaatccatggtactaatcctgacagtTCCTCCAAATCGCACagacttgattgtgtccacccatccttgttcatcagcttggaaccttcgaaatgaaagctgcattgtGTACATGGAAAAAgcaacaaaaagggaggataaatgatacccaccaacctaattgttcacaaatatctgtagAAGTTATTAAGGGTGctcatagaagttgatcctttagccaTGTCTGTCAAATGGTCAAATCTAGCagccaactcaaaaatgttggcaTCCAAATGTTAGTGTTCAACATGGTATTGAAGGGGGTAGATGAGTCCAAGTATAATAGCATACAACTAATTTCAAGCTGCATTGAGATAATTAACATAAGGGCAGAAAAATTGAGCTTTGAGACTCCACATCACACAAATAAGACCTAATGAGAGCCTTGAGATGGATAATTATGGTGTTTAATGCAAAGATACTACGAACTCGTATCAGCAACACTGCTTCATATTGGTAAAGATCAAAATTTCTAAACAAAATAAGATGTTTGACAGTTACCTCTGGTGGTGCAAATGAAAGGTAACTCGAGTGACGTGATGTAGAAGATAAATTGGATCCTGGAGTCTCAATTGGGATATGGAGCATAAAGGGGTCTGCCAAGGCTGGATACCCATCCACGTGATGGACAACAACAGAGGAAGGGAGTGGTGACCTGATGATTTAAAGGAAAAAATGGAGAAAATTGACATGTAAACGCAAGAAAAAAAGCTTTTCATACAACATAAAGTCATTTGGGTAAGATTCAGAGATGTTATTGTCAAGTCTAGATGTTTTTGATTCTGATATATAAAACTTGAATCTCAGCCCAATGGGTTTCTATAGAGTTGACATAGTCTAAGGTATAATAATCTACTACTTATTAACTGGTCACCTAAGAACTATGAAATAATAACATTCTTCTAGGGCTGTAGTtgtcatgctttagttaaatGTTGTTCAAAGAGAAGGTGTTTTTGAGTAAGGAAAAAAGGTTCAGCATTCCATTGCATACAATCTCTTTATTTGGACAACATGATCTTATCACAAGCATGAAATCATATTTATCTAGTGTCAACAATATTACGAACACCAATAAATATGTTTTTTCATTTTGTGACAGAAATGTGCTGACAATCTACTTGACAGAGGGCGACAATCCCATTAAACATTATTCAATAACACATTGGAGCACATGTAGTTGGAATTTGGAAATGCAAACTAAATAAATTGTGCATAGTTAATGTTATGTTTTGGTGATATTTAAATATACCTGCACCTAAGTTTTTCATGGACGAAATGTGACCAGCAAGGCACTTTTCTCTTAACTTGCCATTGTTTATCCCAAACTGTTCTTGTATAAGCTGTTGAATTGAGAGACGAAAGAGTCCACAAATTTCCAAAGTATGTTTCAATCCATTTGGCTATGCTAGGACAGTCAACAAGATAGATCCCAACCTCCTTCACCTATAGAAGAGTTTCAAAGTCAGAAGTTAGCCAAGCATCTGTTTAAATTGTAATAACCAGATCACAATCTTCAAGGACAAATCATTGACCACAATGGTTGAGTAGCTACTGAAACATGTTTCAAAGTCAAAAAAGAACAGAAGGACATCATAAAGGGAATGTGTCATTCAAAAGGCATATTCCATATCTTTTACAGTATCTAAATACCTGGGTGAGAGATTTCCAGTCATTGTTAGCCGAACCAATATACATATCTTTGCCATCAGATATCCAGACTTTTGCATGGACAATGCCTGAACCCCACCAATCACCAAGCAGTAATGTCACATTCTTCACATTTGGCCTTCCTGCAGCAAGATCAGCCGACTCTTGATCGAAATCTGGGGCAAATCCAGAATGCTGAAGGATCCTAAACGTCAACACATTATAGAATAAAATCAAATATTACTCTGAACCAAAGagggcatttttttttttatttaaaagtactATACTATTGGTAGTGAGATAAGGCCTGGTTGTCATTGTTTATACTATTTGTAGTTTACCAAGTGATAAGCTGGTCATTATATAAGTTTTTACAAATCATGTTCAGATTCGTTCTTTATAGAAGATGATATCCTAAAAACTCAATTCTTCTCCTTATTAATCATAATCACAGGTACATCAGACTGGGGCGATTTCTAATGTTAGCGTTTCTCTAATGAAAGTAGGGAGGATTTAGAGAACTTCTATAGGGCGCAAAAATGGCGTTTTTCCTGAAAGGGAAGATGCCAAGACAAAGCGCACTGGAGGTGCTATTGACAAAGCACGAACTCGATACCTTATATTAGGGTTTCTCTGATGTGAGCACAGAAGACGAGGAGAACTTTTATCAGGCACAAAATGCCAATGTCTCCCAAGGAGAAGATGTTAGGCAACCAGGCAGGTGAACAAGTACAATGCGGCCAAACACTAGAAAACTGAGTTTTTGGATGCTTGCCTGAGGTCAACCTTTCGATCGGCAGCATCCTCCAGAGATTTGTAGACCGCACGCCCTTCACCTGCGCCGAACATCTCCATATCCTCTGCCGAGAATCCGTAATCGCCCGATTTAGGGTTGTCCGGCTGCGCCAGAAACTGCCAGTACTGCGCGATCACGTCCAGACTCTTCGTGGCGTTGCCCGCCAGCCAGCGCAGCACGTCCCCTACAACGGCCCAAGAGCGCAAGGCAGATAAGGAACCCTAGCAAGCACGAGCAGTATTAAGGTTTCGAATTCACCGGTGGAGAGCACCCCCGGGACACGGGGGAGGTGCGGCATGTCGGTGGGGATGGATTGAACGAGCCACGCCTTGCATCGCGGCGAGGGatggggaggaggaggaggaggagaagaagcggCGACGgcgaggaagaggagagggaagaagACGAGGAGGCGCGAGGGCTTCATCGGTGATTCCAAACGGGCACGAAGTTCGTCTTTGTAACAGCAGCTCGCTGACGGGATAAACTCCCGTTACTTACTTAGTACCGGGCGTTACGAGTAGATACCGCAATCGGCCGTCGCCCGTGATCTTATTATAAATGGAACATTTTATATTGCCCCATAAATTTAGCTATTTTACTACCCTATTTATTATCCTCTTTTGTGACTaccatatataatttaatttacatCCTTATTTGACAATAATAATTGCCAATAATTACAACATTAATCATCATCATTATTTGCcatattatttttcctctttttttttccaaACGATACATCCTTAAGGCAAATAATTGTATTATAATAATATTGTGATTACataatgatccggcggtaagaatgggggacccacaaatggggtcccgtccgagcggaaccagagattacccagccaaaggttgggatttccgacgccaaagcaggagaaccggagccgagtggccgagcggaggtgtccgctcggccgaggacagaatggccgagcggaggtgtccgctcggtcggaatcgtggcgagggaacagtggttagccgagcggcctattcgctcggctcgggatatggtatgtcagcaaaggcatgatgattagactgtacgcaagatggcactattaaagactccaccatcac from Zingiber officinale cultivar Zhangliang chromosome 5B, Zo_v1.1, whole genome shotgun sequence encodes the following:
- the LOC121986353 gene encoding uncharacterized protein LOC121986353, with the protein product MVASGSGAAFSISEDPGDWVREALLDLRLPAEVLLSFRRSRHRPEAEADEEAATSTSAAEKVPDEWGRRIKRSRMVRLPRIAEAPLEEEPAVMKRRASPQSPLDLCRSASASSAEKPEVAPRSLALAAEAVAAEACRIEAAAAPSIPASALIRRPALRKMTKLELQAMERTLLEERAKLRKGIEDAQRTADALRAHNQRLKQLRAELPKIAAPSLPRREDLIALPDLNDPLPDC
- the LOC121986355 gene encoding phospholipase D Z-like, with translation MKPSRLLVFFPLLFLAVAASSPPPPPPHPSPRCKAWLVQSIPTDMPHLPRVPGVLSTGDVLRWLAGNATKSLDVIAQYWQFLAQPDNPKSGDYGFSAEDMEMFGAGEGRAVYKSLEDAADRKVDLRILQHSGFAPDFDQESADLAAGRPNVKNVTLLLGDWWGSGIVHAKVWISDGKDMYIGSANNDWKSLTQVKEVGIYLVDCPSIAKWIETYFGNLWTLSSLNSTAYTRTVWDKQWQVKRKVPCWSHFVHEKLRCRSPLPSSVVVHHVDGYPALADPFMLHIPIETPGSNLSSTSRHSSYLSFAPPELSFRRFQADEQGWVDTIKSVRFGGTVRISTMDWLGQSQYLRQIVFWPSLSSAVSEVIFSKRATVNILVAYWSHFLDGTDEYLKSILYSNILCHSSRRNNCKGRVNIKYYIVPGYEKTGAAKSNNNATGNLYPGFTRVNHGKYAVSDLRAHIGTSNLIWDYFYTTAGVSFGTYNPAIVAQLQEIFDADWNSPYAVTVEPLHTSA